Within Cellulophaga sp. L1A9, the genomic segment AGTTTTATTGCCGGAAGCGGCTTCAGAACATGGTGTAGAATATGATAGCTTAATGCTTTGGTCAATGGTTATCATTTTCATTGTACAAACGCTAACGCAAGCTTTATTGCATTACTTCGGTTTTAAATACCGAGGTAAAAAAGAGAACAAAGCTTTATTTTATGCAGATAATGATCGTTTGGAATTTATTTGGACCATTATTCCTGTAATTGTATTGGCGGGTTTAATTCTATGGGGATTATATACTTGGACAACCATCATGGATGTAAATGATGATGATGATCCAGTTGTTGTAGAATTATATGCACAACAATTTAACTGGACGGCTAGATATGCAGGTAGTGATAATGTTTTGGGTGAAGCTAATGTTCGTATGATTGATATTGATCGTGCTAATGTATTAGGATTGGATGAAGCAGACCCTAATGCTACTGATGATATCATTGTTAAAGAATTACACCTTCCAATTGGTAGAAAAGTAAACTTTAAGATGCGTTCACAGGATGTGTTACACTCTGCTTATATGCCTCACTTTAGAGCTCAAATGAATTGTGTTCCTGGTATGATTACTGAGTTTTCTTATACTCCAATATTTACTACTGAAGAAATGCGTTCTAAGCCAGACATTATTGATAAGGTGAAAAGAACAAATGCTATCAGAGCAGAAAGAGCTGCGAAAGGTGAAGACAACTCTGATCCTTGGGAGTTTGACTATATTTTGTTATGTAATAAGATTTGTGGAAAATCTCACTATAACATGCAAATGAAAATTATAGTGGAATCTGAAGAGGATTACAATAAATGGTTAGCTGAACAACAGACGTTTGGTAAAACTATGGTGGCTTCGGCTAAATAAATTAGGCTAGTTAAGAAAATTAATATAAAAAAAATAAGAATTCGATTATGTCAGCAACAGTACATGCACACGAGGATGATCACGCACATGACGATCATGGACATCATCATCATAAAGAGACATTTGTAACAAAATATATCTTTAGTCAAGACCATAAAATGATTGCAAAACAGTATTTGATTACTGGTTTGATCATGGGTGCAATTGGTATTGCAATGTCTATTTTATTTAGAATGCAATTGGCTTGGCCAGGAGAATCTTTTCCTGTTTTTGAAGCAGTTTTGGGCAAATGGGCTCCAGACGGAATTATGGATGCTGATATTTACTTAGCATTGGTAACTATACATGGTACCATCATGGTATTCTTTGTACTTACGGCTGGTCTTAGTGGTACGTTTAGTAACTTACTTATTCCTTTGCAAATTGGAGCACGTGATATGGCTTCTGGTTTCTTAAATATGGTTTCCTATTGGCTGTTCTTTTTATCAGCTATAATAATGATCGGATCTTTATTTCTTGAAGCAGGACCTGCTGCAGCTGGTTGGACGGTTTATCCTCCATTAAGTGCATTGCCTATGGCGCAACCAGGTTCAGGAATGGGTATGACGTTATGGTTGGTTTCAATGGCTATTTTCATTGCATCAAGTTTAATGGGTTCATTAAATTATATCGTAACGGTAATTAACTTAAGAACTAAAGGAATGTCTATGACTAGACTTCCATTATCAATTTGGGCTTTCTTTGTAACAGCTGTGATTGGAGTAATCTCTTTTCCAGTACTATTATCTGCTGCATTATTATTAATAATGGATAGAAGTTTTGGCACTTCATTTTTCTTATCAGATATATTTATTCAAGGAGAAGTTTTACATTATCAAGGAGGATCACCAGTATTATATGAGCACTTATTCTGGTTCTTAGGACACCCAGAGGTTTATATTGTATTATTGCCTGCATTAGGGATTACTTCAGAAGTTATGTCTACCAATGCACGTAAACCAATTTTTGGTTACCGAGCGATGATTGCTTCTATTATTGCAATCGCATTTTTATCGACAATTGTATGGGGTCACCATATGTTTATTTCTGGGATGAATCCATTCTTAGGGTCGGTATTTACATTTACAACCTTATTAATTGCTATTCCATCTGCAGTAAAGTCATTTAATTACATTACGACCTTGTGGAAAGGTAATTTGCAATTGAACCCCGCCATGTTGTTTTCAATAGGTTTGGTCTCTACATTTATTAGTGGTGGTTTAACTGGGATAATTTTAGGAGATAGTACTTTAGATATTAACGTACATGATACGTATTTCGTTATTGCTCACTTTCACTTGGTAATGGGTATTTCTGCATTGTACGGTTTCTTTGCAGGTGTTTATCATTGGTTCCCGAAAATGTTCCATGGTAGAATGATGAATAAAAATTTAGGATATATTCACTTCTGGATTACTGCAGTTTGTGCGTATGGCGTTTTCTTCCCAATGCACTTTGTGGGTATGGCTGGGGTTCCTAGGAGATATTATCAAAATACAGCATTTCCAATGTTTGATGATTTAACAGATGTTCAAATATTAATAACCATGTTTGCTATTGTTGCGGCATTTACACAATTAGTATTTGTTTATAATTTCATCAGCAGTATATTCTATGGTAAAAAAGGACCTCAAAATCCTTGGAAATCAAACACATTAGAATGGACAACACCAATTGAACACATACATGGTAACTGGCCAGGTGAAATTCCTGAAGTACACCGTTGGCCTTATGATTATAGCAAAACAAGAGAAGATGGGGAATATGTAATTCCAGGTCAAGATTTTGTGCCTCAAACAGTTCCTTTACAGGATGATGAAGAGGAAATGAGTCATTAGAAAACATTATAAAATATTTAAAGCCCTTTGTTCAATTACAAAGGGCTTTTTTTATAATTTTAACTCAACTATAAAATGGTTTCATTTTTGCTATATATTAGACGTAACGAAGTGGTTCAAGCACTTTGAATTTCTTTATAGTTGATTTAAACGCATTATTAAACATAAACCAAAGATGAAATTTAGATTAGTAACACTTACCATTTGCCTGTTTTTTATTAACTTTTCTTTCGGTCAGCGTAAACCAAAAATACGAGGGAGTAGAGTAGTGATAGAAACTACCCAAGAATTAGAGCCTTTTACTGCTATAGAATTAAATGATGACCTAGATATTGTTCTAAGAAAAGCATCAGATTGTGGCTATAACTTAATTATAGATGATAATTTGGTAGATATATTAAAATTCAGGGTTGAAGATGAAACCTTAAAAATAAGTTCTTTCTATAATATAGCTGCTAAAAAGAAGATGGAGATTACGGTGTTTTATAACACACTAAATGCGCTTACAATGGTGGATGGAAAGATAGAGATGAAAGATCTTATTACTACAGATGCCTTGTCTATAAATACCTATGGATCTTCTAAGCTTCAATTAAATGTAGATGCCCAAATTGTGGATGTATTGATGTTAGATAATAGTTTTGCCGAATTAAATGTTGTGGCAGACACTTTAAATATGTCTTTTAAAGACAGAGTTGATGCTGAAATATTTGCGACAACAAAAGCTCAAAATCTAGATATGTATAAAAATGCTCAGTTGAAAATTAATGGGAATACTGAAAGTATGAGCATTCATCTTTTTGAGAATGCTAGTTTAAAAGCTAATGAGTTAGATGCGGGTGACGTTAGTTTGGCACTAGAAGCATCTTCTAGTGCTTATATCAACGTGTTTAACAACTTTACCTTAAGTTCTAAGGATTCTGGTAAAACTTATCTTTACGGGCCTGCAGCAATCACTATAACTGATTTTTTAAACACCTCTCAACTCAATAAACGATAGCTTATTTTGCGATAGGTGCAGTAATTAGATGGTCTGGAATTCCAAATCCGTCTACGAGAACGTTTACATGAGGCCGCAACTCCGTACAGATGCGTTCTACACGTTGTCTTATGGCTTTTGATTTGCTGCCTCCAATATACCCTTGTTCTAAATACCAGCTGGCGTCTGTTCTAATTTCATGTAAGGCATGCAATGTTCCTAGTTTTTGAAAAAGTATCTTGTTTTTCTCATCCTCTATTGTTTCTGTGAAATTAGAATATATCTCATAGGATAGTTGGCAACTATATGCCTTACCTAAAGCCAATAAATGTGTTTGTACTTTTAAAAATGCTTGGTAGGAAGGGATTCCGTTTTTAATATATTCACGAATACGCATGGCGAGTGTGTAGGTTAATCTTCTTGTACGGTATTCAAACGCATGTTTGTGAAATTTTGGATTGTACAAATGTTCAGGATCGGTCTTCCCGCTATAGATAGGATTAATCGTTGTTAATTTGTCGTTTAATTGGGATGTTAATAGCTTTAATACTGATGCAAAACCAGCACTATTAAATTCAGCCTTAAAATCTGACAGGACGCCTTTAGCGGCTAATTGCAGTAATACATTGTTATCACCCTCAAATGTGGTAAAAATATCTACATCACCCTTTAAATCGGCAATGCGATTTTCAATGAGGTATCCTTTGCCGCCACAAGCTTCTCTACATTCTTGAATGGTGTCATTTGCAAACCAAGTGATGATAGATTTTAGACCAGCAACTTGTGTTTCAATTTCACGTTTATCAGTTTTAGTATCGTCACTATACAGTTTCATAATATGTTGTAGCGTTACATCATATACATAGGCTTTTGCAATGGGTGGTGTTAATCGCAATTGATGACTTGGGTAGTCCATCAATAAATCTTCTTGTATTTTTTTATTGTCATTAAACTGTCTTCGCTTTAAAGCATGTTTAACGGCAATGGTTAATGCTTTTTTGGCACCACCCAAGCCTGCTCTTGCAACACAAATTCTTCCTCCCACCAAAGTGCCAAGCATGGTAAAAAAGCGTTTGTTAGGGTTTTCTATTTCTGAATGATAGGTACCATCCTCTTTAATGTCACCATATTTATTTAATAAATTTTTTCTAGGAACAAGTACTTGGTTGAACCATATTTTACCATTGTCAACACCATTTAACCCAAGCTTATATCCGTTATCTTCAATTTTTACCCCAGGAAGCAATTCATGATTTTCGTTTCGGATGGGAACTAAAATAGCATGCACGCCTTCATTTTTACCATTCACAATAAGTTGTGCAAAAACGGAAGCCATAGTAGAATCAAGCGCGTTGCCTATATATTCTTTATTGTCATTTTCTCCAGGAGTATGAAGTATGATGCTATCTGTTTCTTTTTCATATGTTGCTGTGGTTTTTATACCACGTACATTGGATCCGTGACCAGTTTCAGTCATTGCAAAACACCCGAGTAATTCTGCTTTTCCTGTTTTTTCTAAATAGAGGTCATGATGGTATTTAGTGCCTAATTTCTGAATACTACCTCCAAAGAGTCCAAATTGTACGCCAAACTTGATCGCTAAACTCCCATCAACATACATGATATTTTCAAAGATAAAAGCATAGCCGGGCATATCTTCAATTCCTCCATATGCTGCAGGGTAAGCCATTGCGCCATAGTTTTCTGCAGCTAGGTGCTTTACTTGGTTTAAGACTTTCGTTCTGAAATCTTCTTTCTTTCGGAGAACCTCCCAATTAAAAATAGGGTTTTTTAAGGCCTCATGAAATTTAGTAATACTAGTTGCAAATTCACCTTTAAGTATCGCATCAAGTTCTTTGGCTTGGTAATAAGTAGATGTTGCTTCATGCAGGACTTCAATGTTAAATAAATGATGGTAATGATTTGGTTGAATGCCTAAGTTTAATTCAATATGTTGCAACTGTTTGTTCTCTGGAGTCTCTGAAAAATAATAATCAGCCAGTCTTTTAGATAAGCTAGCCAGAGGGAATGCATCTTGCTCAATCAATTTTATATCGGCACTGTCAATCGTATGTTTCCACGATTTAATCTGCTCGGTTGAGGGTTTATTATTTTTATTTAACCAACCTGCTAAGGTTTTTTTATCAGCAGATGTTAAAGCTTCATCCTTCTCAAATGCTGCTTTAACGATATTAATTTCTGATGCAGAAAGTAGATTATCAGACCAGATTACATAGAAGAAGGGAATATATTGTAAAACACCTAAGGTATAATTGTTCTTTTTCATACGATGAAAATACGATTTTCTATTCATAAATAATAAGAAATAGTAGCTTTAGAAGTGTCTTAATTTTGCGCTATCTTTGTGGTCTATGAATGAGCATTTAGACCCTACAAATGAAAACTTTACTCCTGAAGAAGTAGATATAGACAAAGCGCTGAGGCCCATAAGTTTTTCTGACTTTACGGGTCAAGATCAAATTTTGGAGAACCTAAAGATTTTTGTAGAAGCAGCTAACTTACGTGGTGAAGCTTTGGATCATACGCTTTTTCATGGCCCTCCAGGACTAGGGAAAACTACTTTAGCACATATACTTGCTAATGAACTTGGTGTAGGAATAAAAATTACCTCTGGTCCTGTTTTAGATAAACCAGGTGATTTAGCCGGGTTATTGACGAACCTAGATGAACGTGATGTGCTTTTTATTGATGAAATACACCGTTTAAGCCCTATTGTAGAAGAATATTTGTATTCTGCAATGGAAGATTATAAGATTGATATTATGATTGAAACAGGACCGAATGCGCGTTCTGTACAGATAAATTTAAACCCGTTTACCTTAATTGGTGCAACAACACGTTCTGGTTTGCTAACGGCTCCAATGCGTGCGCGTTTCGGAATTCAGAGTAGATTACAGTATTATTCTTCAGAACTCCTAGCTACCATTGTGACCAGAAGTTCCGAAATTTTAAAGATGCCTATTACTAGTGAGGCTGCAGCAGAAATTGCTGGGCGAAGTAGAGGAACACCTCGTATTTGTAATGCTTTGTTGCGAAGAGTTCGGGATTTTGCTCAGATTAAAGGAAATGGTAAAATTGATATAGAAATCTCTCGTTTTGCTTTAAAAGCCTTGAATGTAGATGCTCATGGTTTAGATGAAATGGATAATAAGATTCTCTTAACCTTGATTGATAAATTCAAAGGTGGCCCCGTAGGAATTTCTACTTTGGCAACCGCAGTTTCTGAAAGTGCAGAAACTATAGAGGAAGTTTATGAACCTTTTTTAATTCAAGAAGGTTTTATTATGCGTACCCCAAGAGGTCGGGAAGTAACAGAATTAGCGTATAAACATTTAGGACGTATAAAAGGAAGTGTTCAAGGAGGATTATTTTAATGCAAAATACACCAATAATCTCATGGTTTGAAGTACTCAGGAATAGTAAAAAAATTCTAGAGAATCCTTTGCCATTCCATCGTAAAAATTTTGAAAAGCTTGGAAATACATTTCGTGTGCCAGTTGGATTTAGTGGTGAGCTTGCATTTACACGTAACCCAAAATTAATAAAGCATATTCTTCAAAAGCAACATCGTAAATACCATAAGTCATCATTACAAACTAAAGATTTAGCCAAGTATATTGGGCATGGAATCTTAACTTCAAACGGAGAGCATTGGCGTACACATAGGAGAATGGTGCAACCTGCATTTCATAAAAAGAAGTTGCGCAATTTAATGGGAACTATCCGTGAAGCCATCTTATTGGAAATAAAAGATTTACCAATAGCTGAGCCTATAGATGTATACCCTATCATGAGTAATTTGGCCTTTCAAGTAGTTGCTAAATCACTGTTTAGTAGTGATGATATTCAAGAAGAAATGTCTCAGCTGCAATACATCACGGAAACCAATCAGAGAATGCTGATCAAGGAGATGCGACAGCCGTATTTAAATTGGTGGTTTCATTTAAGTGGGAAAATAAAAAAGCACTTAAATTTAGCCAAAGACGGGCAAGCTATTTTGCATGAACTGATTGAAGAGCGTAGAAACTCGGCAGTAGAAAAAGACGATTTATTAGACATGTTATTGCAGGCCAGATACGAGGATGGTACGGCAATGGCTAAAGCGCAATTGATAGATGAAGTGCTTATTTTATTTACGGCAGGTCATGAAACAACAGCAAATGCATTGAGTTTTTTAATATTTTCACTTGCAAAACATCCAGAAATTCAAGAAAAAGCCTACCAAGAGATTAAGAATATTTCTTTAGAAAGCGATGATGTATTAACGCAGGTTTTAGAACTGAAATATATTCAGCAATGTATAGAAGAGGCAATGCGTTTGTATCCGCCAGCGTATATTATAGATCGTGTAGCAATAGCCGATGATGAATTTGAGGGGTTGAGTATTCCTAAAGATTCTTTGATTTTAATGAGTATCTACGAGATACATAGAAATGAGGATTTTTGGGAAGCACCGAACGAATTTAACCCAGACCGTTTTGAAGCCTCAAAGAAGAAAGAATATCAAGAGTATTATTATCCTTTCGGGGCAGGTCCTAGAATGTGCGTAGGGAATAATTTTGCAATGTATGAAATGATCATTGCGGTTACAGAACTGCTGCAAAAATATAAAATGACTACTGCTTTAACAGCGGTTACTATTAATCCGTTAATTTCTTTAAAGCCAGAAAACGTCTTAATTAGTTTTACAGCTAGAAACTAAAAAAGCCACAGATTCCTGTGGCTTTTAATCTCATCTAAATTCTAAGTTATTTTAGAATTGCATTCTCATCAGAGAATTTTTTATAGCTGAAGTAAACAGCTCCGATTGCAAAAGCAATAAGTGATATTAATATTACGAAATATTGCATCATATCAATGGTTCCTGCCATAATTTCTTTAACCCCTAAGCCAATATTTAAAACAGGAATCAATACAGTGGTCCAGTTTAATTCTATGCCAGGCATCATGGCCATTACCAAAGGAATAATGATAAGTATGATGATTGGCGACGCTTTACTTTGTGCCTCCTTAAATGAGGTAGCACCAGCAACCAAAGCAATGATGAAACCAGATAAGAATAAAGAAAACGGGATCAATAATAATAAGATTAAGGTTATCGATTGAAAATTAAGCATTTCACTAATTACCGATTTAAACGAATCCGGAATTCCATCAAAAAGTTTCAGTCCAACGATAAGTCCTATTAAGTTTAATAGCGCAGGGATAAAGCCAAGTAGAGAGGCTACAATAGCTTTTCCTAGTAATACCTTAAATTTTGAAATAGGTAAGGATAAGGTTGTTTCAATAGTTTTTCGTTCTTTTTCTCCCGTTACTAAATCTACAGCCGCAAGCAAACAACCACCCCACATAGTTAGGATAAAAAGGTAAGGGATAAAGCCACCTATTCTTTTTCCAATAACTTCTTTTTGTTCGCCGACCTCAATATAATTTTCTGTAAAAGGGGTCATTTTCTGTGTTGGAATGTGTAGAATAGCAATCCGTTCTTCTTTTAATTTAGCATTGAAAGTTTCAATTAATTTGGTGATCCTATTGTTTACATTCTCTTTAGATCCATTTCTGAAGATTTGCACTTCGCCTGTGTTTAATTGATCCATTTGTGTACTCCAATCCGCAGGAAAAACAATAGCGGTTTGTATACTTTCATCGGCTATTAACGCTTTAAAATCTTCAACCTTATTATAAGTGGTTACTTTGTTTAAAGTATCTGCGGCAATAAGAGCAGAAAATTCAGCCGGGGCATTAACGAGACCTATTTCAACTGTTTTTTCTTGTTGTTGTTTCTCAATCATTTCCGTCACTTTCATCGCGCCGAAAATTAAAATAGGAACTAATAGTGTGGGTAAAACAATAGAATTAATAATTGTTTTCTTATCTCTAAGAAGCTCTGTTAGTTCTTTTTTTATAATTATAAATAAGTCGTTCATCTTAAGCTTCTTTTACGCGATTAATAAATTCTTGAGTTAAATTGGCAGCTTTCATTTCACCTTTGAAATTCTCAAAAGTATCATTGTAGATGATAGATCCTTTATTAATAATAGCCAGATCGTCACAGAGTAAGTCTACTTCGCTCATAATATGTGAGGAAAATATAACCGTTTTGTTATTTTCTTTGGATTCGCGAATTAAATCAATAATACTTTCTGCAGTAATAACATCAAGACCAGAAGTAGGTTCATCAAAGATTAAAACTTCGGGATCATGAATTAGCGTACGTGCAATAGAAACTTTTTGTTTCATACCTGTACTCATTTGTCCTATTCTTTTTTTTCTAAATTCGTTAATTCCGAGTTTTTCAAATAGGTATTCTTTGCGTTCTGAAAGTTGTGCATTTGGAATTTTATATAGTTTCCCGAAGAATTCAATAGTCTCATCAGGATTTAAACGTTCGTATAAACCTGTAGAGCCTGTTAAAAACCCTATTCTTTTTTTTACTTCATCATTTCCTTTTGAAATATCAATACCATCTACAATGGCAGTTCCTGACGTAGGATTGATAATTCCAGCAATCATACGAAGTGTGGTTGTCTTTCCTGCGCCATTTGCGCCAAGCAGTGAGAATATTCTTCCTGGCTTACAATCAAAAGAAATAGAATTCACAGCATTCACTGTGGTGGACTCTTTTTTAAATCCTTTTTTCGTAGTAACGACAAAAGATTTGGTTAGATTTTCAATATGTATCATCTTAGTTGTTTAATTTGGTACGCTTAGTTAGTGTGTAAAAAGTTTATTTGTTACAGTAAATCTCTATTTTTTAGAAATAAATCGCAAAATCAAACTTAAGGGTTTTTTTTCAGAGCTGAATTAGAAAGGCATATACTATTAGATATTAAATGAATACAAGGGAAAAGCATAGTGATTTGATAAAAGCCGAAGCCATACGACTTGGGTTTCTATCTTGTGGTATTTCTAAAGCTGATTTTTTAGAAGAGGAAGCACCTCGATTAGAAAAATGGTTAAAAAATAATAGGAATGGAGAAATGCAGTATATGGAGAATCATTTTGACAAACGACTAGACCCGCGTTTGTTAGTTGAAGATGCTAAATCTGTTATTTCATTAACTTTAAACTATTATCCAGAAGAACAGCAAATTGATGATACGTATAAAATTTCTAAATACGCGTATGGTCATGATTATCACCATGTGATTAAAGGAAAACTTAAACAGCTACAAGAATTTATTTCTGAAGAGATAGGAGAAGTAGGTGGTAGGGCTTTTGTAGACTCTGCTCCGGTTCTTGATAAGGCTTGGGCGGCAAAAAGTGGTTTAGGTTGGATTGGAAAGCATAGTAATTTACTGACCCAAAAGACAGGTTCTTTTTATTTTATTGCAGAATTAATTGTAGATTTAGATTTGACTTACGATCATCCCGTGACAGATCATTGTGGTACGTGTACAGCGTGTATAGATGCATGCCCAACACAAGCAATAGTTCAGCCTTATGTCGTTGATGGAAGCAAATGTATTTCTTATTTTACCATTGAATTGAAAAATGAGATTCCGCAAGAGTTTCAAGGTAAGTTTGATGATTGGGCGTTTGGTTGTGATGTCTGTCAAGATGTGTGTCCCTGGAATCGGTTTTCAAAACCACATAGTGAACCTTTGTTTAATCCGCATCCTGATTTACTGTCCTTAACTAAAAAAGATTGGGAGGAAATTACAGATGATGTTTTTAAAAAAGTCTTTCAAAAATCAGCCGTGAAAAGAACGAAATACGCTGGATTAACCCGAAATATTGATTTCCTAAAATAATTTTGGAAAAACTATAACGATTTCGTTTTTTTATTCTTGTATTTTTCAGCATTAAAACTTCCGGTATTTTAATAAAGTGTTATCTTCAATGGCGAATAATAGGAAATATGTAAAATTCTAGAAGTATTTTCAGAATAACATAATTTCAATAGTGGCCTAACTACACGTTATGAAAATAAAAAAACCAAACTTAACTTTTTGGCAAATCTTTAATATGAATGTTGGTTTCCTAGGAATTCAATACAGTTTCGGGTTACAACAGACGGCTATAAATCCTATATTTTTATATTTAGGAGCTCCAGAAGATTTGCTTCCTATCTTAAATATCGCGGGTCCTGTAACAGGATTAATTGTACAGCCTATAATTGGGGCAATTTCAGATAAAACGTGGTCTCCAAAATGGGGGAGACGGAAACCTTTCTTTTTAATTGGGGCAATTTTAGGAAGTCTTTGTTTATTTGCCTTTCCTTTTAGTCCAACATTGTGGTTTGCTGTTGGGTTATTATGGCTCTTAGATGTAGGTAATAATATGGCTATGGAACCTTACCGCGCTTTCGTTGGCGATAAATTACCTGAAAAGCAATTGAGCTTAGGGTACCAAATGCAAAGTTTGTTTGTGGGTGGAGGTATTTTATTAGCGACCTTATCTATTGTGCTATTTCAACAATGGTTTGGTGGAGCTATTGAAGTGGAAGGAACTATACCAAAGTGGTTGTATTATTCCTTCTTTATTGGGGCATTTTTGTCGATAACAACCATTTTATGGTCTGTATTGAAAACTCCAGAAATTCCACCATCTGAAGATGAAATGAAAGAAATAAATGCGCATAGAGGATTGTCTTTTGTAGCGCGTGTAAAAATGCCATTTATAGAAATAAGTAAAGCAATTAAAGAAATGCCACGTTTTATGTGGATGCTTTCTGTTGTTTACCTATTTCAGTGGTATGCCTTATTTATATACTGGCAATTTATAACCCCTTTGTTTAAAACAACAATGGGTTTTGACATCTCTACAGCAACATCACAGTCCGCGAAAATGAGTCTGACTTATAATATCGTAACTGCTGTGGTAGCATTAGTTTTAGTGCCTTTAACCTTAAAATTTGGAGGGAAGAAAATTTATGCTTTGAGTTTATTTGGTACTGGCTTGGCTTTATTTGCAATCCCTTATATATCTGATCCTCTTTTAGTTTTATTACCGATGGTTTTATTTGGTATTGGTTGGGCAGCAATGATGGGCATACCGTATACAATGGTTTCTAAAATTGTACCACAAGATCGCAGAGGGGTATATATGGGTATTTTAAATATGATGATTGTTATTCCGATGGGAATTCAAACTGTAACTTTTGGACCAATATTTAAGAACTTTTTAGGCAGTAGTGCAGTAAATGCAATACTTTTTGGTGGTGTGTTCTTTATTTTAGCTGCAATTTTTGCATTGCGATTGAAAGTTCCAAAAACTGAAATAGATTCTTAATCGTGAATAAGAAACATAGGATATTTTATAAAGGTATTAATAGATGTTAATGCCTTTTTTTTATTCTAAATACGTGGGCACTTAAAAAGAATACGTGTAAATTTGTTTTTCAATTAATTAGAATATGAGCACAGAATCTAAACGTAGAGAAGCATTAGTATATCATGCGAAACCTCAACCCGGAAAAATAAAAATTGTCCCGACAAAACCTTATGCTACCCAGCGCGACTTGGCTTTAGCATATTCTCCCGGAGTTG encodes:
- a CDS encoding cytochrome c oxidase subunit II → MTAFLIIAVLVFVAIAIWQMTKIFELSQIKAETSQIANDKDNEYNGYLLFGFLIFIYGITIFSFWKYTKVLLPEAASEHGVEYDSLMLWSMVIIFIVQTLTQALLHYFGFKYRGKKENKALFYADNDRLEFIWTIIPVIVLAGLILWGLYTWTTIMDVNDDDDPVVVELYAQQFNWTARYAGSDNVLGEANVRMIDIDRANVLGLDEADPNATDDIIVKELHLPIGRKVNFKMRSQDVLHSAYMPHFRAQMNCVPGMITEFSYTPIFTTEEMRSKPDIIDKVKRTNAIRAERAAKGEDNSDPWEFDYILLCNKICGKSHYNMQMKIIVESEEDYNKWLAEQQTFGKTMVASAK
- a CDS encoding cbb3-type cytochrome c oxidase subunit I; this encodes MSATVHAHEDDHAHDDHGHHHHKETFVTKYIFSQDHKMIAKQYLITGLIMGAIGIAMSILFRMQLAWPGESFPVFEAVLGKWAPDGIMDADIYLALVTIHGTIMVFFVLTAGLSGTFSNLLIPLQIGARDMASGFLNMVSYWLFFLSAIIMIGSLFLEAGPAAAGWTVYPPLSALPMAQPGSGMGMTLWLVSMAIFIASSLMGSLNYIVTVINLRTKGMSMTRLPLSIWAFFVTAVIGVISFPVLLSAALLLIMDRSFGTSFFLSDIFIQGEVLHYQGGSPVLYEHLFWFLGHPEVYIVLLPALGITSEVMSTNARKPIFGYRAMIASIIAIAFLSTIVWGHHMFISGMNPFLGSVFTFTTLLIAIPSAVKSFNYITTLWKGNLQLNPAMLFSIGLVSTFISGGLTGIILGDSTLDINVHDTYFVIAHFHLVMGISALYGFFAGVYHWFPKMFHGRMMNKNLGYIHFWITAVCAYGVFFPMHFVGMAGVPRRYYQNTAFPMFDDLTDVQILITMFAIVAAFTQLVFVYNFISSIFYGKKGPQNPWKSNTLEWTTPIEHIHGNWPGEIPEVHRWPYDYSKTREDGEYVIPGQDFVPQTVPLQDDEEEMSH
- a CDS encoding GIN domain-containing protein → MKFRLVTLTICLFFINFSFGQRKPKIRGSRVVIETTQELEPFTAIELNDDLDIVLRKASDCGYNLIIDDNLVDILKFRVEDETLKISSFYNIAAKKKMEITVFYNTLNALTMVDGKIEMKDLITTDALSINTYGSSKLQLNVDAQIVDVLMLDNSFAELNVVADTLNMSFKDRVDAEIFATTKAQNLDMYKNAQLKINGNTESMSIHLFENASLKANELDAGDVSLALEASSSAYINVFNNFTLSSKDSGKTYLYGPAAITITDFLNTSQLNKR
- a CDS encoding acyl-CoA dehydrogenase yields the protein MKKNNYTLGVLQYIPFFYVIWSDNLLSASEINIVKAAFEKDEALTSADKKTLAGWLNKNNKPSTEQIKSWKHTIDSADIKLIEQDAFPLASLSKRLADYYFSETPENKQLQHIELNLGIQPNHYHHLFNIEVLHEATSTYYQAKELDAILKGEFATSITKFHEALKNPIFNWEVLRKKEDFRTKVLNQVKHLAAENYGAMAYPAAYGGIEDMPGYAFIFENIMYVDGSLAIKFGVQFGLFGGSIQKLGTKYHHDLYLEKTGKAELLGCFAMTETGHGSNVRGIKTTATYEKETDSIILHTPGENDNKEYIGNALDSTMASVFAQLIVNGKNEGVHAILVPIRNENHELLPGVKIEDNGYKLGLNGVDNGKIWFNQVLVPRKNLLNKYGDIKEDGTYHSEIENPNKRFFTMLGTLVGGRICVARAGLGGAKKALTIAVKHALKRRQFNDNKKIQEDLLMDYPSHQLRLTPPIAKAYVYDVTLQHIMKLYSDDTKTDKREIETQVAGLKSIITWFANDTIQECREACGGKGYLIENRIADLKGDVDIFTTFEGDNNVLLQLAAKGVLSDFKAEFNSAGFASVLKLLTSQLNDKLTTINPIYSGKTDPEHLYNPKFHKHAFEYRTRRLTYTLAMRIREYIKNGIPSYQAFLKVQTHLLALGKAYSCQLSYEIYSNFTETIEDEKNKILFQKLGTLHALHEIRTDASWYLEQGYIGGSKSKAIRQRVERICTELRPHVNVLVDGFGIPDHLITAPIAK
- the ruvB gene encoding Holliday junction branch migration DNA helicase RuvB; amino-acid sequence: MNEHLDPTNENFTPEEVDIDKALRPISFSDFTGQDQILENLKIFVEAANLRGEALDHTLFHGPPGLGKTTLAHILANELGVGIKITSGPVLDKPGDLAGLLTNLDERDVLFIDEIHRLSPIVEEYLYSAMEDYKIDIMIETGPNARSVQINLNPFTLIGATTRSGLLTAPMRARFGIQSRLQYYSSELLATIVTRSSEILKMPITSEAAAEIAGRSRGTPRICNALLRRVRDFAQIKGNGKIDIEISRFALKALNVDAHGLDEMDNKILLTLIDKFKGGPVGISTLATAVSESAETIEEVYEPFLIQEGFIMRTPRGREVTELAYKHLGRIKGSVQGGLF